A region of the Culex quinquefasciatus strain JHB chromosome 1, VPISU_Cqui_1.0_pri_paternal, whole genome shotgun sequence genome:
CGCTGATTCCGGTTTGAAATCCGGATTGTACGGTGGTTTGATATTTCTCGCTTGGAAGTTTGCAGACTGCGGTTTAGGATCGCGCAGAAATTTGAGCGAAGGTAAGTTCGTTTCGGTGAATTTTACGAGCTTGAAATTTGGCAGTTTGCTAACCTagctttttttcttctgttcGTGGGTTCGTCCACCAGGATTCGATCGATTCGGTCGCGGCAGGATGGGCAAGTCGAAGAAAAAGTACGAGAGCAGCTCCAGCTCGAGCTCGTCGGACGCCTCGGAATCGTCGGACAGTTCGAGCTCGGAGGACGTGGAGGTGAAGCGGCGCAGCCGGAAGAGTAAGAAAAGTGGCGGCGGTGGCCGCAAGCACAAGAAGAAGCACGTCAGTTCCGGCTCGGACGGGGACTCGGGCAGTGATGGGGAGGAGGAGTCGTCCTCGGCGAAGAAGAAGCACAAGAAACATAAGAAGCAAAAGAAGGTGAAGAAACACAAGAAGCATAAGAGCCGGGTGGATTCCGACGACGAGAAGCGGGTTGAGATCGTGGAGGAGGACGAGATGGAAGTGGTGGAGGAGGTGGTGGCCAGGAGGCACCGTACGACCTCCTCGGACGATTACGTCAAGGCGCGACACTACGAATCGTCGATTCATTCGCGGGATTCGCGGAGGGAACCGGTTCCGAAGCATCCCTCGTCAAAGTGGGACAGCCCGGCGGACGGCGGGGACTACAGGGGTCATCGGAAGCGGTCGCCTTCACCGCGCGTTCCCCAGTACGACGAGTATCGTGGGAAAGCGCCGCGGTCTCCGCCTCCTCCGGTGCGTGGTTCTCCTGGCCGCGGGACATCTTCCCGCCGGGTGGCCGATGACTATCAGCGGGGCAAGTCGTTGCATCAAGGAAGGGGGCCGGAGCGGGGTGGAGGTCCTCGCGGATATGGGGATGAGCGTCGGCCGGTTTCGCCGCCGATGCCACCGCAAGAACGCAGCTGGGACAGACGAGGCGGAGATCGGTTCGAGGAGGAGCGCAACTTCCGCAAGCCGTCGCCCGGTCAGGCTAGGCGAGGAGGACGGTTCGAGCAGCATGACGAGCGTGGCGGAGGGTTCGACGGAGGACGTCACGGGTCGTCGGGCCATCAACATCGGGGAGGCGGCGGCGATCGGTACGAAGAGTTCTCCGGGTAAGAATCCAAATTTCCTCGTTGGTTCTACGTTCTAATCTCTCATCTTCTCCCCCAGTCGAGATCGCGCCCACCGGGATCACCGCTCCTCGCGGGGCAGCCATCGGGAAGAATACCACCATCCGGAAGAGCGCGGTGCGGCTCCTCGCCGTCGGAACTCTCCTCCAATGGGCGGCGGACGAGGAAGTCCCCCGGCGCCGCCACCCTCCCGGGATCGTCGCGAGCGCAGTCCCCTGCACGGTCATCACGAGCCACCGCCAAGCCATCACGGCCACGGCCAGCATGACTTCCGCGGTGGTTCCGGCTATCGGGGTGGCGATCGGTACGACGGTGGCCCACCTCCGGCCTGGATGGATCGCGGTGGCGGAGGCCGATTCAACCGTGGACGTGGCGGCCCGTTCCGGGGCGGTCGCGGCGGCATGGAACACGGAGGTCGTCGGAACTACCCCGATGACCAGGGTGGTTTCGACCGGGAAATGGACTCCTACCGGAAGCCTGGCCCCAACTGGGAGGGTGGCGAGCGCAGAGAGCGAGGTCCTCGGTCACCGCGTGGACGGTCCCCGTCGAGGTCGAAGTCTCGCGAGCGGAACGGGAATCGCAGTCGTGGTGGGCGGATTAGTTCGCCGGCGCCGGTGAAGGTGGAACGTAGCCGCAGCGGGGAGGCTCCGTTGCCGCAGCGTCAGCCGCGAGGCAAGTTCCCGCGCAAGGAGGAAAAGGAGGACGACGGAGCGGACTACGAGTGGGGCGGTGGCAAGCGGAAGCAGCCCAAGCGCGAACCGGGTGAGCAGATTATCATTACTTTGGTTAGGCAGAGCTAGGAAGGGGGCGAATTTTGAGTGTTAAGTTTGGAataactttgtttttttaacaattttaaaattttgatcattgGAGAAGGTCAATTTGGTAAATAAACAAACGTTGTtattcaaaattgcatttttctcaCGGAAAATCCGTCAATCAATCGCTTCTAAGGGAAATTTATCTCTGATAAGGTTTCACATCCCTTTTGCCAATGCTCAAACtgacaaattttaagaaatcaaggcttgaaaaaaatctaaatttaaaaaaattacgacTTTTAAAATCTTATTATGAAATTTATAAGAACGAGCATAAGAATTTcagtattagaaaaaaaaataaaattaactttaagattttttttcattttgatataTCTAAttcttaataatttttaaatatgaacATGACAAGGAACCATCCATTAACCACAACActcacaacacaaaaaaaatatggaaaaatgtcCACAAAGGGGGGGCGGGGgtatcttaaatttctaaaaaagtgtccacgtggtttatggatggccctttCCAGAATTCAGAAATATGGATcatttaaaaattcctaaattctaaaaatttaagctGAAAtgcataaaaacttcaaaatatcgatgttttttttcttttctttttatatatatatcaaTTCTCTTTTT
Encoded here:
- the LOC6054520 gene encoding serine/arginine repetitive matrix protein 3, which encodes MGKSKKKYESSSSSSSSDASESSDSSSSEDVEVKRRSRKSKKSGGGGRKHKKKHVSSGSDGDSGSDGEEESSSAKKKHKKHKKQKKVKKHKKHKSRVDSDDEKRVEIVEEDEMEVVEEVVARRHRTTSSDDYVKARHYESSIHSRDSRREPVPKHPSSKWDSPADGGDYRGHRKRSPSPRVPQYDEYRGKAPRSPPPPVRGSPGRGTSSRRVADDYQRGKSLHQGRGPERGGGPRGYGDERRPVSPPMPPQERSWDRRGGDRFEEERNFRKPSPGQARRGGRFEQHDERGGGFDGGRHGSSGHQHRGGGGDRYEEFSGRDRAHRDHRSSRGSHREEYHHPEERGAAPRRRNSPPMGGGRGSPPAPPPSRDRRERSPLHGHHEPPPSHHGHGQHDFRGGSGYRGGDRYDGGPPPAWMDRGGGGRFNRGRGGPFRGGRGGMEHGGRRNYPDDQGGFDREMDSYRKPGPNWEGGERRERGPRSPRGRSPSRSKSRERNGNRSRGGRISSPAPVKVERSRSGEAPLPQRQPRGKFPRKEEKEDDGADYEWGGGKRKQPKREPGRGGASEESDGGDNSKDKEEEPVEKEKPNFALSGKLTEEVNKVNGVVIKYAEPAESRKPKRRWRLYPFKGEQALPTLYIHRQSCYLIGRDRKVCDLPIDHPSCSKQHAALQYRLVPYEREDGTSGKRVRPYIIDLESANGTFVNNKKVDTKKYIELLEKDVLKFGFSSREYVLLHENSKEDEEDDDVVEDKPPAPAGGGGASNGGSRGKRDQSE